The window TTACGGCCTATTACTGAATGCCTGGGATTGTCGGCAGAGAATCAAAACAGGGCTGCAAATCCTCATCTGTCGGGATATAGTCCGTCATTTTATTCTCCAGATATGCCGTGTAAGCGGCCATGTCAAAATAGCCTGTTCCGGTTAATCCGAACAGGATGGTTTTTGCTTCGCCGGTTTCCCTGCATTTGATGGCTTCATCAATGGCACAGCGGATTGCGTGTGCGCTTTCGGGTGCAGAGAGGATCGTTTCCAGTTTGGCAAACTGCACGGCGGCGTCAAATACTTTGGTTTGTTCCGCAGAACGGGCTTCGTCGATATAGCCGTCATGATACAGCTTGGAAATGATCGGTGACATCCCGTGGTAACGCAGCCCGCCCGCGTGATTAGGAGAGGGAATGAAGCCGCTGCCCAGTGTGTACATCTTTGCAAGGGGGGTTACTTTGCCGGTGTCGCAGAAATCGTAGGCGTAGCGGCCGCGGGTAAGAGAAGGACAGGAGGCGGGCTCCACATATCCGGATATTTGCCGAGGAGTTCCATGACTTTTTTGGATTCAAGGCCGATGATCGACTGATGCAGAAGCACCTGATTCAGTACAGAGCCCAGAACATAGCGGCAGTTGGGGGTCGTCGTCGCTTTTTCAAGTATTCATTTTAAAACTTGAAAAATCCGCCTGTATTGTATTTATGCGGGTATAATGATAAAATGATGGAACTAATAAGAGTAAACAAATCAATTCGATTTTACGGGGGAGAATATGGAAATTAAAAAAAATGATGTTATAGATTTGGACATAACGGGTTATGCCGCGGAGGGAAACGGCGTTGGCCGTTATAAAGATATTGCCGTGTTTGTGCCGCTCGCGGCTGCGGGGGACAAGCTCCGTGTAAAAATACTGAAAACGGCAAAGACCTATGCCTTTGGCCGGATCGATAAAATAGTAACCGCGTCAAAAGATCGGGTACCTCTTGACTGCGCCCAGTTTGCCCAGTGCGGGGGCTGCGTATACCGGCACATTAGTTATCAGACGGAACTGAAAGCAAAGCAGCAGCGTGTGCGGGATGCCATTGAGCGCATCGGCGGCTTTCATGATATTGAATTAAAGCCGATTATAGGCGCGAAAGACCCCGATCATTACCGCAACAAGACGCAGCTTCCAATCGGACGCGGCCCGGGAAACGAAGTGCGAATGGGTTTTTTCGCGAGCCACAGCCACCGGATTATACAATGTTCGGAATGTCTTTTGCAGCCCGATGAATTTACGGCGGCGATGAGCGCTTTTCAGGAGTGGGCCCGTCAGAGCGGCGAAGATATTTACGACGAGGAAACCGGCAAGGGCAGGTTAAGGCATTTGTATCTGCGCCGCGCGGGTGCGACCGGCGAAGCGATGGTTTGTGTGGTCGTCAACGGAAACGGAGTACACTTTGAGCAGGAACTGGTGGAAATT of the uncultured Caproiciproducens sp. genome contains:
- the rlmD gene encoding 23S rRNA (uracil(1939)-C(5))-methyltransferase RlmD; protein product: MEIKKNDVIDLDITGYAAEGNGVGRYKDIAVFVPLAAAGDKLRVKILKTAKTYAFGRIDKIVTASKDRVPLDCAQFAQCGGCVYRHISYQTELKAKQQRVRDAIERIGGFHDIELKPIIGAKDPDHYRNKTQLPIGRGPGNEVRMGFFASHSHRIIQCSECLLQPDEFTAAMSAFQEWARQSGEDIYDEETGKGRLRHLYLRRAGATGEAMVCVVVNGNGVHFEQELVEILKKSVPGLKSVIINVNREQTNVVLGKKCRTVWGENYIADTLCGLNFHISPMSFYQVNREQAERLYTIAGEYAGLTGNETLLDLYCGTGTIGLSMAKDAAHVIGVEIVEQAVEDAKKNAELNEITNAEFLCADAAKAASMLKNRGVRPDVVVLDPPRKGCDASLIDTVADMTPQRIVYVSCDPATLARDLKIFSQKGYAPKTITPVDMFPRTAHVETVVLMSRVKD